The genomic interval tcctaatATTTAACTGGCTAAGCCTAGTATTATCTACAACTATGGTTATTTATTACTACAAATTGTTGATATGATCACTTATAAGTAACATATTATTGACGCTACCACACAGATAAAACATGACTTCTTGTTAATCTATACATGGATGAGTAGCATCAAACTATATTTAGATTGATACTTATTTTTAGGGCACTGTGTAGTATATACACTATGAGAAGCGTAGAAAGATTATGACCTTATATTTTCGATCTTCTATTTTTCCGTGGGCTTGAAGCAAAACTTTCATAGTTCAGTCAGTACAAAGCCttctcttaaaaaagaaaaatgatagaaaaagaTAGTTTAGTTTTAGAaagataaacaataaaaattaaataagactttATTCATCTGATTGAATTGACGATGAAGCCTGATTTGAATTATCTCTATCAccctttatctctctcttcGGTAATGGTTGGACAGGCTTGAGAGGAACTTGTAAGCATTCACCATCACCTTCAAGCATTTTAATGACTTTGTTCATTGATGGACGATCGCTAGGCTTCAATTGTATGCACCATAATGCGACTATCAACATCTTCTTACatattttcctttcatcttCAGTAGCATCTTGTATTTCTATATTCTTTCCATCAAGGAATTGATCATATATCCAAGTGGGGAAGTAAATTTGGCTTAAATGTTCTGTAGATGCATTCAAGTTCTTTCTTCTACTCACCATTTCCATCAACAGTATTCCAAAGCTATAGACATCAGCTTTGTATGAAACACCtccaatatttttgtaaatcatTTCAGGAGCCATGTACCCAAATGTTCCTCTTGCACGAGTCAAATGAACAATACTATCTTCCACTAGGCACAATTTTGCTAAgccaaaatctgaaactttggGTTTCAAATTCTCGTCAAGAAGAATGTTGTGAGGCTTAATGTCgaaatgtaaaatttgcatGTCACATCCTTGATGTAAATACTCAATCCCACGTGCCACTCCTAGAGAAATATCATATGTTTTCTCATAGTTGAGGATATTTGCCTctgatgaaaaaatatgtttgtttaGAGATCCGTTGGGCATGAACTCATATAGTAGGGCACGCTTTGAACCATGAACACAAAAACCAATGAGTTGTACTATATTCACATGATGGATCCTTCCAATGGTTGCTACTTCATTGATAAAATCTTGTCCATTTGCTTTGGGTTGGCTTAACATCTTTACTGCTACAAGACGTCCACTTTGAAGTGTTCCTTTAAATACTACGCCAAATCCTCCTTCACCCAATCTTTCCCTAAAACCCTtggtcattttcttaatttctgaGAAAGAGTACCTTATTGGCATGAGGTTATTTTGGCTTTGCAGAAATTCCTCAACATTGTCGTACATGGATAAGTGCCTCCTTCGCCATTTACATATCAAAAATTTAATCACAAATGGAGCACCTAATACACTAATTGCCACATGCCATTCCTGTGGAATATATGATTAATTTACTAAAGCaattaaaagagagagatacatgAGATTCTTACTGAGTAGTAATCCAATTAGTACACCTGCCAAACCTGTGGAATGAGCTGcaaaacaagtaaaataattaatgtgCCAACATGCAAAGAATGCATTGATCGATCTAGTAGCTTAATTGTGTTATCACAAAGCAAAACTcatccaattatatataatgcatcTGATATCTTTCTGAGATAGAAAACTCACAATAAAGTACCAAATATCGTAGAAAGCGTATGCACCACCCTGCAGGTTTGACTAGAAACTATTAACTAGAATTAACAATCAGACcattgttataaattatatggagATATTATTGAATGAAGAAGAATCAGTGGCTGCTATTATTGATTCAAATACTAAACACTGGAATGTGGAtttaattgaagaaatattttcctattagtctttcaaatattattgtaaaaagTGCATATTATTTACGAAAAACGATATTGGGCCGAGATAAAAGCCAGTCTTCAAGTTCAAATTGCAAGGAAGCTGTTTGGAATAGAATCTCgaaattaaaaattctaaatgCTGCAAAAGTTTTCCTACGAAGAGCTTGCTTAGAGGCCTTACCCACTAATTTAAAtctctttaaaagtaaaataatagtcATCAAACTGTCCACTGTGTTTATAAGAAGAGGAAAGTACAATACATGTTCTTTGGGAGTGTCTAGCAGCAAAGGATGTGTGGTGTCTTCATTCAAAGAAACTTCTTTGACAGCAATTTGTTTCAAGGATTTATTAGTAGCTATGTATGGTATTGCTGATTCATGTTTAGCCAAGAACTGATCATTAGAGTAATTAGAGGATGATTCTATTGAGATGGAGGATTGTCCATCTTGTGTTCTTTCCCTCCTTTGAtggagttttattaataaatataacattgaTGTTCATtctccaaaaccaaaaaaaaaaaaaaaaaaaaaaaaaaaaaaaattctactggGGATTGAAAACTCACTTGCAGTTTCGGCCTTTTCTCTTAAGAAAGTAACCCAAGTAGGTGTATTTCCTGCatgttttgacaaaaaaaaaaaaggaaaaaatgggaTCACATTAGCGTCTGGAATCTTCAATTAAAAATCAGGTCATTATAATGCTGCATAAATAGCCCCTATTAATTACCCCTTGAAATGGGTATTGTGTCGGGTACTTACTATACATGCACTATGAAGTTTCATCTTAAATTACGTTCAATAATTGTCTAAGATCACAACAATGGTACTGCTAATTAGTATGATCATGAGTTGGAGTGGGAAATCCAATAATTCAATCAAGTCGAAATTAAATAGTGCTTAAATGTCAAAAGCAACATAATGACGAGATATATCGatcagcatatatataataaatatctgATCATTAGAATTCTGatcacaaatttattaattactcaCCCCATCTAGCAATAAGCTTGATTCTCGTTCTCATGGATGTAGCAACTATGGTATCCGCAGCTTCCACAATAAACCCGGTACCATTAAAGCACAAAACCATATGAGAATACATTGCGGATGTCTGTACAGGAATTAATATTAGGATTAGCAGAAATTTGTCCTGGCCACAATGTAAGAGACATTTGCTCTATCGTGCACGACTCCTCCACATCCATCACATTCCCTCCACCGCCAACAATAAGATATAAGTACCGTTTGGAACGTCCCTCTTCAAGTGATATGCAGTACTGGACGAGTCTTCTCTCTATTGTCTCTCCTGAGAGGCGATTCTAGTGAAGTGTGAGATTCTGCTCTACTCCCTGGGAGTAGGAAGGAGTGCATTGTCGTCAGTAGGACGCGATAACAATGGAGGACATTGAAGAGATCTGTGAACGTCTGAATTTGAATGAAGATGAGGAGGTTCCCATCGAGGTTGATTTAGACGATATGGAAGAagtgaaaaggaaagaagataGGAGCCTGGTGGGAAAAGTATGTGTTGAGAGGAAGATCGGCAAGGATGTAGTGAGATCGATGATGGTGAAAATTTGGAAAGTAAGTAAACATATGGATTTCTGTGAGATTGGAGAGAATTGCTTTGTAATCGCATTTGCATCTCAGGGAGATAGGAACAGAGTGCTGAAGGGGTGTCCATGGTTGTTTGATAATTATCTATTTGCACTGAGAGTGTTTGATGGAAGTATCCAACCAAACCAGTTTGATTTCTCGACTGAGCAATTCTGGATTCAGTTGTATAATCTGCCTTTAAGTGGGATGAATCTGAATATGGGCGAGAAGATAGGGAAATCAATTGGGAAAGTGGTTGAGGTGGATATACAGGAGGATGGAATGGCGTGGGGTAGATGTCTCAGGGTGAAAGTGGAGTGTGAGTTGATGAAGGTGCTTGCTCGAGGAAGAACAATTATGTTGGAGGGTAAACGAATGTGGATACCAGTGAAATACGAGAAGCTACCAAAAATTTGTTTTAGGTGTGGTtgcattttacatgataaaaCAGGTTGTAAAGGGGAGGAAGATTTGAGAGGGTCTGTTCAGTTTGGATCCTGGCTGAGAGCTCCTGCAGTAATAAAAAAGAGGGAGATGAGGGAGATGAGGGAAAGGgttattaaaaaacaaagcaaatatGATGAGGAGGGGGGCTTTAATGTGAGGGATGAGGGGAGTGAACTGAGGGGGGAGGAGGGTAGAGTGGAAGAAATAGGAGGAGATATAGTTACTCAGTGGAATAGGGATGTTGGGTTGGGGACTCATgaagagggaaaagaagaaactaGGCCAATCACCCTAAGTGAGGGTAAGGGAGCTGTGGTGTCTCAAGAAGTCATTTGGGTGAGAATGATGAGGATAATCTTGATTCTTCAAATCAGGTCATCACACAGAAGGGGAGGGGATGGAAGAGGAGGGCTCATGGTAAAGGAATTTCATGTGAGATTTCTTACTCTGTTAATTGTTTGAAAAGAAGTATTGATGGTGGGAAGGAAGAGGTGAGTGTTGCTGgtggaagagaaaagaagttgaAGACAGATTTGGGGATGGAGGAGATTTTGATGGAGGATGTTTTGGCGGAGGCTGTGGTGCAGCCCCGCCAATAGCTATGAATCTATTatgttggaactgccgagggcttgggaaccctcggacagttcagGACCTTAACAATTTGGTTAAGGAAAAGTCTCCCaaagttgtttttcttataGAAACTATGATAAAGGCTAGCAGAGtagaagtgttaaaaaatagaatgagaatGGAGGGTTGCTTCGTGGTGGATCCTGTAGGAAGGAAAGGGGGTCTAGTgctattttggaaaaataagaaTGAGGTGGAATTAATTAGCTATTCTCAATGGCATGTGAGTGCAAAAATTCATGAAGAGGATGGTAAAGTTTGGGGGTTTACTGGGTTTTATGGGCATCCAGAGGTGGGAAAAAGGAGATTGTCATGGGATCTGTTATCTAGACTAAAGCCATTAGAGAGGTTTGCATGGTGTGTAGcaggggattttaatgaaattctgacTCAAAATGAGAAGGTTGGAGGAGGTCTGAGAGCTGAAAGTCAGATGGCGCAATTCAGAGAAGCTTTAGAGCAGAATGGACTGTTTGATGTTGGATGTGTGGGGAATCCTTTCACGTGGAGTAATGGTCACTTTGATCATACCTTCACTAAAGAAAGACTTGATAGATATGTAGCAAATGGTGATTGGAGGACCATGTTCCAAGATGTTTGGGTGGAGAGTATGGTTGCTAGATGTTCAGATCATAATCCAGTGGTGCTATCTGTAACAGGGCCaaagagtttgagaaagaaaaggaagcatATGTTCAGATTTGAAGCAAGTTGGCTAAAGGAGGACGAATGTGAAAGGTTAGTGGCACAGGTTTGGTCTGAAAAACAGGTAACTCATGAACCTATGAAGGAGGTGCAGAAGCTTCTAAGGAGGTGTAGTGGCATGTTGGTAAATGGTTTCAGGAAGATTGATAAGGAAAGAAATGCAAATATAGAGTGGTTGactgaaaagattaaaaagctACAAGAGAAGGAAGGGCCACAAAATTCTGCTGAGTTACATGAGCTACGATTAGAAGTAGGAAAGTTATTGGAGCAGGAGGATATAAGGTGGAAGCAACGGGCAAAAAGAAACTGGTACTGTTTAGGTGATAAaaatacaaagttttttcacGCGTGCGCTAgtcaaaggaagaagaaaaatcagattttgTCTGTTGTGGATGCCCAAGCTGAAGTAAAAGAAGATCAAGAGGGGATTTTTGAGGCTTTTAGAGGGCATTTTGCTAAAGTATATTTGTCAGGCCAACCTTCTAGAGAAGTGATTGAGGAATGTTTGCACTCAATGGGATCAAGGGTTACAAGTAGCATGGTGGAAGAACTAGAAAAGAGATTCACTAGAGAAGAGGTGGAAGATGCTTTAAAACAGATAGGGCCCTACAAGTCTCTTGGTCCCGATGGGTTCAGTGCATGTTTTTACCAATCTTTTTGGAGCACAGTGGGGGGGGGGAGGTTTGTGAGGCATCTTTGAGTGTTTTAAATGGTGGTAAGATGGTAGAATATGTTAACTTCACGTATGTGGCATTGATTCCAAAGGTTGAACAGCCAATGAAGGTGGGGGATTATAGGCCTATAAGCCTCTGCAATGTGTTGTATAAATTGATTGCTAAGACTATTGCAAACAGATTGAAGAAGGTATTGAATGTAGTAATCTCTAAGCatcaaagtgcttttgtacCGGGAAGAATGATTGTTGACAACATAATTGCGGCCTATGAGACCTTGCACACTATGAAAGCTAGGCATAAGGGGAAGGAGGGCAGCATGGCACTGAAATTAGATATTTCCAAAGCCTATGACAGGGTGGAGTGGCCCTTTCTGAAAAGGGTAATGGAGAAGCTGGGGTTTGGGGTCAGATGGGTTAAGCTGATAATGGAGTGTGTTACCACGGTTTCATATGCTGAATTGGTTAATGGGGAGCCAGGGAAAGTGATTAAACCAACAAGAGGGTTGAGGCAGGGGGATCCCCTCTCCCCCTACCTCTTCCTTTTATGTGTTGAAGGGCTGAGTAATCTCATTAATGGGGCTGAAGAAATGGGTGAGTTAAGGGGAGTAGGAGTGGCTAGAGGGGGTGTTAGACTTACTCACCTCCTTTTTGCAGACgattgtattatttttgggagagCTTGTTGGGATGAATGGCAGAAAATCAGTGGGATTTTGAACAAATATGAGATGGCTTCTGGGCAATGTCTAAACAAGCAGAAAACTTCTATCATGTTCAGCTCAAATGGGAGGAATGAAGATTGGGACAGAATTGTGGAGGAGCTTGGAGGTAGGGTGCAAAATAACTATGAACGTTACTTAGGTCTACCTACTCTAGTGGGAAGATCAAAGTATAATACTTTTCGAGGAATTAAAGATAGGATCTGGCTCAAAATCAGTAATTGGaagaattattttctgtcaCCTGCTGGAAAGGAGGTTCTTCTAAAGGCAGTAGTCCAGGCTATTCCATCCTATCACATGAATGTCTTTGCTTTACCAAAAAAGTTGTGCAAGGAGATTGCTGTTCTCATGTCTAAATTCTGGTGGGGCTATAAGGACAATGACAAGAAAATTAATTGGATGAAGGGGAGCCGAATGGGAGAGTCAAAGTTCTATGGGGGATTAGGATTTAGAGAGTTGGAGAGCTTTAATAAAGCTCTTCTAGCAAAACAGTGTTGGAGAGCCTTGATTAATCCTAATTCTCTGGCTGCTAgagttttgaaagataaatACCACAAGCATACTAGTGTGCTGGAAGCAAAGCTTGGAACTAACCCCTCACTGATTTGGAGAAGCTTGTGGGGTTCTCTAGAGCTTTTGAGAGATGGATTGGTGTGGAGAGTTGGAAATGGTAAGAAAATAAGAGTGTGGGAGGATGGGTGGATCCCAAAGTTGTCCTCATTTAAAGTACAGTCTCCAATGAGGGTATTAGCAACAGATGCTCGAGTAGACCAACTGATTGAAGAAAGGGGTGGTGGATGGAAGGAGGGGTTAGTGAGGGAGGTGTTTAATAAAGAAGAGGCTGGTATTATATGCAGTATGCCTTTAAGTTCAATAGGTTTAGATGATAAACAGATTTGGGCTCCATCCAAGAAAGGGGTATTTAGTGTTAAATAAACATACCATTTTGAGATGGAAAGGAAGAGAAGGACAAGTGGGGAGCCTTCATGTGGGCCTGTGAGGGGTGAAGGGTGGAGAGAGTTATGGGGTTTGAATATTCCTGGTGTGATTAAAATGTTTGTTTGGAAAGCTATTAGAAATTGCTTACCAACAAGA from Juglans microcarpa x Juglans regia isolate MS1-56 chromosome 4S, Jm3101_v1.0, whole genome shotgun sequence carries:
- the LOC121263834 gene encoding rust resistance kinase Lr10-like, producing the protein MYDNVEEFLQSQNNLMPIRYSFSEIKKMTKGFRERLGEGGFGVVFKGTLQSGRLVAVKMLSQPKANGQDFINEVATIGRIHHVNIVQLIGFCVHGSKRALLYEFMPNGSLNKHIFSSEANILNYEKTYDISLGVARGIEYLHQGCDMQILHFDIKPHNILLDENLKPKVSDFGLAKLCLVEDSIVHLTRARGTFGYMAPEMIYKNIGGVSYKADVYSFGILLMEMVSRRKNLNASTEHLSQIYFPTWIYDQFLDGKNIEIQDATEDERKICKKMLIVALWCIQLKPSDRPSMNKVIKMLEGDVECLQVPLKPLQPSLKREIKGDRENSNQVSSSIQSDE